One genomic segment of Tursiops truncatus isolate mTurTru1 chromosome 4, mTurTru1.mat.Y, whole genome shotgun sequence includes these proteins:
- the LOC101331111 gene encoding keratin-associated protein 13-2-like yields MSYNCCSGNFSHSLGDHLSYPGSSCGSSYPSNLVYSTDCCSPSTCQPSCVVFSPCLMSCYSLRTSMLCRHFQITYYGSLDCGSTRGCSLGYGSRSSYSLDYGSRSSSSLGCGSSVFRPLCYGVHGFPSLIYGSRFYYPTYLASRSFQSSGYRATYRSAFCRSTF; encoded by the coding sequence ATGTCCTACAACTGCTGCTCTGGAAACTTCTCCCACTCCCTTGGGGACCACCTGAGCTACCCAGGCTCCTCCTGTGGCTCTTCCTACCCCAGCAACCTTGTGTACAGCACTGACTGCTGCTCCCCCAGCACCTGCCAGCCCTCCTGTGTGGTGTTCAGTCCCTGCCTGATGTCCTGCTACAGCCTGAGGACCTCCATGCTCTGCAGACACTTCCAGATAACTTATTATGGGTCTCTGGACTGTGGGTCCACCAGAGGCTGCTCCCTGGGTTATGGATCTAGAAGCTCCTACTCCCTGGATTATGGATCCAGAAGTTCCTCCTCACTGGGCTGTGGATCCAGTGTATTCAGACCCCTGTGTTATGGAGTTCATGGTTTCCCTTCCCTGATCTATGGATCCAGATTTTACTACCCAACATACTTGGCTTCTAGGAGCTTTCAATCTTCTGGTTATAGGGCAACCTATAGATCAGCCTTCTGTAGGTCAACTTTCTGA
- the LOC101331396 gene encoding keratin-associated protein 13-1-like has translation MYYNCCLGNFSSRSPGGYLRYPGSFQPSDLVYNTDLCSPSTYLLGSSLYSGCQEACDEPTRCQVYHVVSSPCQIFCYYPRTSTPCTPCWSTHTGSLSCGSSRGYCLGYGSRSCYSLGCGSRGFRPLGSGICGFPSLSHGSRFCRPAYMASRICQISCYQPTCISGFYC, from the coding sequence ATGTACTACAACTGCTGCCTAGGAAACTTCTCGTCCCGCTCCCCTGGAGGCTATCTGCGctacccaggctccttccagccCAGCGACCTGGTCTACAACACTGACCTCTGCTCTCCTAGCACCTACCTGCTGGGCTCCTCTCTCTACAGTGGGTGTCAGGAGGCCTGTGATGAGCCCACCAGGTGCCAGGTGTACCATGTGGTGTCCAGTCCCTGCCAGATATTCTGCTACTATCCAAGGACCTCCACTCCCTGCACTCCTTGCTGGTCAACTCACACTGGATCTCTGAGCTGTGGGTCCAGCAGAGGCTACTGCCTGGGCTATGGATCTAGAAGTTGCTACTCACTAGGCTGTGGATCCCGTGGCTTCAGACCCCTGGGTTCTGGAATCTGTGGCTTCCCTTCCCTGAGCCATGGATCCAGATTTTGCCGTCCAGCATACATGGCTTCTAGGATCTGCCAAATTTCTTGTTACCAACCAACTTGTATATCTGGCTTCTACTGCTGA